A DNA window from Dunckerocampus dactyliophorus isolate RoL2022-P2 chromosome 17, RoL_Ddac_1.1, whole genome shotgun sequence contains the following coding sequences:
- the LOC129170447 gene encoding leukemia inhibitory factor receptor isoform X2, with product MSEAHQVQVRCQTNYKCPQCPWSDVSTLAAELTSPPVWVRVAEEQMANVTGQRTVSLAWTLPGAVVPQSYRVSVAKASGETWDHMTRAHPHVTLVLSSSSFHVNVSAFNNASESPAARITVAPRATGGDGTLNVSVHSDTSFTIFWKDDLVSSSECFCVEWSSEGRPVAYKSFYEDTNAFWTVSKIAERLEAYRRYHVWLHVRAQKAPCNLKRVNNSEVTYASTPFYFLEGSPLSAPANVSVANVTQTSVALRWVSIPQEDLRGFLLGYVIHYAENQQQETNVSVPAHVHSYTLEGLQSGTVYEVQVSGVTRAGAGVRSATRVVRTLERGSFSLTVVFIASGLTAVVLTVAFFLMKSKAKVVFWPNIPSPEKSIVIQKLNVPSEMLVLETMDALKAEEFETLRPLIVEFRAVAPVSASAALPPADQQIADLRRLPAAASGVYTSMDTMQQLMMAMHGTPANASTHGRVTGSVQEAVAVKPGMDYVTQFLCTMTAAHERAPTCSRPSLHCGSNIAPSVCD from the exons ATGTCTGAGGCGCACCAGGTTCAGGTCCGATGCCAGACAAACTACAAGTGTCCCCAGTGTCCATGGAGTGACGTCTCCACGCTAGCAGCAG AACTGACCAGCCCGCCTGTCTGGGTCCGTGTGGCCGAAGAACAGATGGCCAACGTGACAGGACAGAGGACGGTCTCGCTGGCGTGGACG CTTCCCGGCGCTGTCGTGCCACAGAGTTACCGTGTGAGCGTGGCCAAGGCATCGGGGGAGACGTGGGATCACATGACCAGGGCGCATCCTCACGTCACGCTGGTCCTCTCCTCGTCGTCCTTCCACGTAAACGTCAGCGCCTTCAACAACGCCAGCGAGTCGCCCGCCGCCCGCATCACGGTGGCGCCCCGAGCCACCG GAGGAGACGGGACGCTGAACGTCAGCGTCCACAGCGATACGTCCTTCACCATCTTCTGGAAGGATGACCTGGTCAGCTCGAGCGAGTGCTTCTGCGTGGAGTGGAGCTCCGAGGGACGCCCGGTGGCTTACAAGTCCTTCTATGAGGACACCAACGCCTTCTGGACTGTGTCCAAGATCGCGG AGCGTCTGGAGGCGTACAGAAGATACCACGTGTGGCTGCACGTGCGCGCACAGAAGGCGCCGTGCAACCTGAAGCGCGTCAACAACAGCGAGGTCACCTACGCCAGCACTCCCTTCTACTTCCTGGAAGGAT CTCCGCTGAGCGCGCCCGCCAACGTCAGCGTGGCCAACGTGACGCAGACCTCCGTGGCGCTGCGCTGGGTGTCCATCCCGCAGGAGGACCTCAGAGGCTTCCTGCTGGGCTACGTGATCCACTACGCTGAGAACCAGCAGCAGGAGACAA ACGTCAGCGTGCCCGCGCACGTCCACAGCTACACACTGGAGGGTCTTCAAAGCGGGACGGTGTATGAGGTCCAGGTCTCAGGAGTCACCCGAGCCGGAGCGGGAGTCCGAAGCGCCACCAGAGTCGTCAGGACGCTTGAGCGAG GTTCTTTCAGCCTGACGGTGGTCTTCATCGCGTCTGGTCTCACAGCCGTGGTCCTCACAGTTGCTTTCTTCCTCATGAAAAG CAAAGCCAAAGTCGTCTTCTGGCCAAACATCCCCAGTCCTGAGAAGAGCATCGTCATCCAGAAGCTAAACGTCCCCTCAGAGATG CTTGTCCTTGAGACGATGGACGCTCTCAAGGCAGAAGAATTCGAGACCTTAAGGCCGCTGATCGTGGAGTTTCGAGCCGTGGCCCCCGTCAGCGCCTCCGCCGCGCTGCCTCCTGCTGACCAGCAAATAGCCGACCTCCGGCGTCTTCCTGCTGCCGCCTCTGGCGTGTACACAAGCATGGACACCATGCAACAGCTGATGATGGCGATGCACGGGACGCCAGCCAACGCCAGCACACACGGTCGCGTCACGGGAAGCGTGCAGGAAGCCGTGGCGGTGAAACCGGGAATGGACTATGTGACCCAGTTCTTATGCACTATGACTGCCGCCCATGAGAGGGCGCCAacgtgcagtcgtccctcgctacactgcggttcgaacatcgctccctcagtcTGTGACtaa
- the ddx55 gene encoding ATP-dependent RNA helicase DDX55 isoform X1 produces MDNTTDWTWDNLAVKLNDRILETLQELKFTHMTPVQSACIPLFMSNKDVAAEAVTGSGKTLAFVIPVLEVLLRREEKLKKMQVGALVITPTRELAIQISEVMQHFIQKFPQFTQMLMIGGSNTMEDVEKFKEKGANIVIATPGRLEDMFRRRSDGLDLASSVKSLDVLVLDEADRLLDMGFENSLNAILSVLPKQRRTGLFSATQTQELEKLVRAGLRNPVRITVKEKGVAASSTQKTPSRLCNYYTICRSEDKFNNLVAFLRQHKHEKQLVFFSTCACVEYYGRALETLVKKVPVHCIHGKMKHKRNKIFADFRALKSGILVCTDVMARGIDIPDVNWVLQYDPPSSASAFVHRCGRTARIGNRGNALVFLLPMEESYVNFLSINQKCPLQKMSPVSDVVDVLPKVKAMALADRALFDKSMRAFVSYVQAYGKHECSLIFRVKGETPHVLHHGSRNGTPEGSAPFFLDLDFASVARGFALLRLPKMPELRGKTFPDFQEVAVDTETIRYKDKHRERQRQKMLVELKEKRETMEPKKKPQRNQAWSKQKAKKERRKKNAAKRKHEQCSDVDEDDVQELLNDTRLLKRLKKGQICEEDFEKAITRGRD; encoded by the exons atGGATAATACGACCGACTGGACGTGGGATAATTTAGCTGTTAAACTCAATGACAGAATCTTGGAGACGCTCCAGGAGCTTAAATTCACACACATGACACCTGTACAG TCGGCATGCATTCCTCTATTCATGAGCAACAAAGATGTGGCTGCTGAGGCG GTGACTGGGAGTGGAAAGACGCTGGCATTCGTCATTCCTGTTCTGGAAGTTTTGCTCAGGAGAGAAGAGAAGCTAAAGAAGATGCAG GTGGGGGCGCTGGTGATCACGCCCACACGTGAGCTGGCCATCCAGATCAGTGAAGTCATGCAACACTTCATCCAGAAGTTTCCACAGTTTAC GCAGATGTTGATGATTGGTGGCAGCAACACCATGGAGGACGTGGAGAAGTTCAAGGAAAAAGG GGCCAACATCGTCATAGCGACACCCGGCCGTCTGGAGGACATGTTCCGCAGGAGGTCAGACGGTCTGGACCTGGCCAGCTCGGTCAAGAGCCTGGACGTTCTGGTTCTGGATGAAGCTGACAGACTCCTGGACATGGGCTTTGAGAACAG TTTGAACGCAATCCTGAGCGTCCTGCCCAAGCAGCGGCGTACGGGCTTGTTCTCGGCCACTCAGACGCAGGAGCTGGAGAAGCTGGTCCGGGCCGGGCTCAGGAACCCCGTACGCATCACGGTCAAGGAGAAGGGCGTGGCCGCCAGCAGCACCCAGAAGACGCCCTCCAGACTGTGCAACTACTACACA ATCTGCCGCTCGGAGGACAAGTTCAACAACCTGGTGGCGTTCCTGAGGCAGCACAAACACGAGAAGCAGCTGGTCTTCTTCAG CACGTGCGCCTGCGTGGAGTACTACGGCCGGGCTCTGGAGACGCTGGTCAAGAAGGTGCCGGTGCACTGCATCCACGGCAAGATGAAGCACAAACGCAACAAGATCTTCGCAGACTTCAGAGCCCTCAAAAG CGGTATCCTGGTGTGCACCGACGTCATGGCGAGAGGCATCGACATTCCAGACGTCAACTGGGTGCTGCAGTACGACCCCCCAAGCAGCGCCAG CGCGTTCGTCCACCGATGCGGACGCACGGCGAGGATTGGTAACCGAGGCAACGCTCTGGTGTTCCTGCTGCCCATGGAGGAGTCGTACGTCAACTTCCTGTCCATCAACCAGAAA TGTCCGCTGCAGAAGATGTCGCCCGTCAGCGACGTGGTGGACGTGCTGCCCAAAGTGAAGGCCATGGCGTTGGCGGATCGCGCCCTGTTTGACAAGAGCATGAGGGCCTTCGTGTCGTACGTGCAGGCGTACGGCAAGCACGAGTGCAGCCTCATCTTCAGGGTGAAAGGTGAAACACCGCATGTTCTGCACCATGGCAGTCGAAACGGGACACCTGAAGGTTCTGCTCCGTTTTTCCTAGATCTGGACTTTGCCTCGGTGGCTCGCGGCTTCGCTCTCCTCCGCCTGCCAAAGATGCCGGAGCTCCGCGGGAAAACCTTCCCCGACTTCCAGGAGGTGGCGGTGGACACGGAGACCATCCGCTACAAGGACAAGCACAGGGAGAGACAGCGGCAGAAGATGCTTGTGGAGCTCAAGGAGAAGCGAGAGACGATGGAGCCCAAGAAGAAGCCTCAGAGGAACCAAGCCTGGTCCAAGCAGAAAGCCAAGAAGGAGCGCAGGAAGAAGAATGCTGCCAAAAGGAAGCATGAGCAG TGCTCCGATGTGGACGAGGACGACGTGCAGGAGCTTCTCAACGACACTCGCCTCCTGAAGAGGCTGAAGAAGGGTCAAATCTGCGAGGAGGACTTTGAGAAGGCGATCACGCGAGGACGCGACTGA
- the eif2b1 gene encoding translation initiation factor eIF-2B subunit alpha, which yields MNEEELVENFRAQMRKDPDVASAVAAIRTLLEFLKRDQGETLLGLRESLTWATDRLTGVDSSVAVSSGGELFLRFISLTSLEHQDLSRCKKVMEERGELFLEKISMSRSKVAKLCHTFIKDGAKILTHSYSRVVLRVLQKAASENKRFSVFVTESQPDGAGRQMAEDLRKLNVPATVVLDAAVGYILEKVDQVIVGAEGVVESGGIINKIGTYQTAVCAKAHNKPFYVVAESFKFVRLYPLNQQDVPDKFKYKADTLKQLPNLSEEHPLVDYTPPSLITLLFTDLGVLTPSAVSDELIKLYL from the exons ATGAATGAAGAAG AGCTGGTGGAGAACTTCCGGGCTCAGATGAGGAAAGATCCAGACGTGGCGTCCGCCGTGGCTGCCATCCGCACCCTGCTGGAGTTCCTCAAGAGAGACCAAG gtGAGACCCTGCTGGGCCTAAGAGAGAGTCTGACGTGGGCCACGGACCGCCTGACCGGCGTGGACTCGTCGGTGGCCGTGTCGTCCGGCGGCGAACTCTTCCTGCGCTTCATCAGCCTCACGTCGCTGGAGCACCAG GATCTGTCCCGCTGCAAGAAGGTGATGGAGGAGCGAGGCGAGCTGTTCTTAGAGAAGATCTCCATGTCCAGAAGCAAAGTAGCCAAGCTGTGTCACACCTTCATCAAAGACGGCGCA AAGATCCTGACGCATTCCTACTCCAGGGTGGTCCTCCGCGTGCTGCAAAAGGCGGCAAGCGAGAACAAGCGCTTCTCCGTCTTCGTCACAGAGTCGCAGCCCGACGGCGCCGG GCGACAGATGGCAGAAGACCTGAGGAAGCTCAACGTTCCCGCGACGGTCGTCCTGGATGCAGCTGTCGG CTACATCCTGGAGAAGGTGGATCAAGTCATCGTGGGTGCCGAGGGCGTGGTGGAGAGCGGCGGGATCATCAACAAG ATCGGCACCTACCAGACGGCGGTGTGCGCCAAAGCTCACAACAAACCTTTCTACGTGGTGGCCGAGAGCTTCAAGTTTGTGCGACTCTACCCGCTCAACCAACAGGACGTGCCCGATAAGTTCAAG TACAAAGCGGACACGTTGAAGCAACTTCCCAACCTGTCCGAGGAACACCCGCTGGTGGACTACACGCCCCCCTCCCTCATCACCCTCCTCTTCACCGACCTGGGCGTCCTCACGCCGTCGGCCGTCAGCGATGAGCTCATCAAGCTTTATTTATAA
- the LOC129170447 gene encoding leukemia inhibitory factor receptor isoform X1: MTQQTTPHCLLAPTPLMASSVHLLVRCGPPRNMTFRRHLGSVHAQVGWPQEDVKVITSFCVRHKAAGGRQWKEACCGSASECQVSNVDMSEAHQVQVRCQTNYKCPQCPWSDVSTLAAELTSPPVWVRVAEEQMANVTGQRTVSLAWTLPGAVVPQSYRVSVAKASGETWDHMTRAHPHVTLVLSSSSFHVNVSAFNNASESPAARITVAPRATGGDGTLNVSVHSDTSFTIFWKDDLVSSSECFCVEWSSEGRPVAYKSFYEDTNAFWTVSKIAERLEAYRRYHVWLHVRAQKAPCNLKRVNNSEVTYASTPFYFLEGSPLSAPANVSVANVTQTSVALRWVSIPQEDLRGFLLGYVIHYAENQQQETNVSVPAHVHSYTLEGLQSGTVYEVQVSGVTRAGAGVRSATRVVRTLERGSFSLTVVFIASGLTAVVLTVAFFLMKSKAKVVFWPNIPSPEKSIVIQKLNVPSEMLVLETMDALKAEEFETLRPLIVEFRAVAPVSASAALPPADQQIADLRRLPAAASGVYTSMDTMQQLMMAMHGTPANASTHGRVTGSVQEAVAVKPGMDYVTQFLCTMTAAHERAPTCSRPSLHCGSNIAPSVCD; this comes from the exons ATGACACAACAAACTACACCGCACTGCTTGCTAGCACCGACGCCACTGATGGCCTCTTCCGTCCACCTTCTAGTGCGCTGCGGTCCGCCGCGTAACATGACCTTCAGGCGCCACTTGGGGAGCGTGCATGCGCAAGTGGGCTGGCCGCAGGAAGACGTCAAGGTCATCACGTCGTTCTGCGTGCGACACAAAGCAGCCGGCGGCCGACAGTGGAAGGAG GCGTGTTGCGGGAGTGCTTCTGAGTGTCAGGTGTCCAACGTGGACATGTCTGAGGCGCACCAGGTTCAGGTCCGATGCCAGACAAACTACAAGTGTCCCCAGTGTCCATGGAGTGACGTCTCCACGCTAGCAGCAG AACTGACCAGCCCGCCTGTCTGGGTCCGTGTGGCCGAAGAACAGATGGCCAACGTGACAGGACAGAGGACGGTCTCGCTGGCGTGGACG CTTCCCGGCGCTGTCGTGCCACAGAGTTACCGTGTGAGCGTGGCCAAGGCATCGGGGGAGACGTGGGATCACATGACCAGGGCGCATCCTCACGTCACGCTGGTCCTCTCCTCGTCGTCCTTCCACGTAAACGTCAGCGCCTTCAACAACGCCAGCGAGTCGCCCGCCGCCCGCATCACGGTGGCGCCCCGAGCCACCG GAGGAGACGGGACGCTGAACGTCAGCGTCCACAGCGATACGTCCTTCACCATCTTCTGGAAGGATGACCTGGTCAGCTCGAGCGAGTGCTTCTGCGTGGAGTGGAGCTCCGAGGGACGCCCGGTGGCTTACAAGTCCTTCTATGAGGACACCAACGCCTTCTGGACTGTGTCCAAGATCGCGG AGCGTCTGGAGGCGTACAGAAGATACCACGTGTGGCTGCACGTGCGCGCACAGAAGGCGCCGTGCAACCTGAAGCGCGTCAACAACAGCGAGGTCACCTACGCCAGCACTCCCTTCTACTTCCTGGAAGGAT CTCCGCTGAGCGCGCCCGCCAACGTCAGCGTGGCCAACGTGACGCAGACCTCCGTGGCGCTGCGCTGGGTGTCCATCCCGCAGGAGGACCTCAGAGGCTTCCTGCTGGGCTACGTGATCCACTACGCTGAGAACCAGCAGCAGGAGACAA ACGTCAGCGTGCCCGCGCACGTCCACAGCTACACACTGGAGGGTCTTCAAAGCGGGACGGTGTATGAGGTCCAGGTCTCAGGAGTCACCCGAGCCGGAGCGGGAGTCCGAAGCGCCACCAGAGTCGTCAGGACGCTTGAGCGAG GTTCTTTCAGCCTGACGGTGGTCTTCATCGCGTCTGGTCTCACAGCCGTGGTCCTCACAGTTGCTTTCTTCCTCATGAAAAG CAAAGCCAAAGTCGTCTTCTGGCCAAACATCCCCAGTCCTGAGAAGAGCATCGTCATCCAGAAGCTAAACGTCCCCTCAGAGATG CTTGTCCTTGAGACGATGGACGCTCTCAAGGCAGAAGAATTCGAGACCTTAAGGCCGCTGATCGTGGAGTTTCGAGCCGTGGCCCCCGTCAGCGCCTCCGCCGCGCTGCCTCCTGCTGACCAGCAAATAGCCGACCTCCGGCGTCTTCCTGCTGCCGCCTCTGGCGTGTACACAAGCATGGACACCATGCAACAGCTGATGATGGCGATGCACGGGACGCCAGCCAACGCCAGCACACACGGTCGCGTCACGGGAAGCGTGCAGGAAGCCGTGGCGGTGAAACCGGGAATGGACTATGTGACCCAGTTCTTATGCACTATGACTGCCGCCCATGAGAGGGCGCCAacgtgcagtcgtccctcgctacactgcggttcgaacatcgctccctcagtcTGTGACtaa
- the ddx55 gene encoding ATP-dependent RNA helicase DDX55 isoform X2, with the protein MDNTTDWTWDNLAVKLNDRILETLQELKFTHMTPVQSACIPLFMSNKDVAAEAVTGSGKTLAFVIPVLEVLLRREEKLKKMQVGALVITPTRELAIQISEVMQHFIQKFPQFTQMLMIGGSNTMEDVEKFKEKGANIVIATPGRLEDMFRRRSDGLDLASSVKSLDVLVLDEADRLLDMGFENSLNAILSVLPKQRRTGLFSATQTQELEKLVRAGLRNPVRITVKEKGVAASSTQKTPSRLCNYYTICRSEDKFNNLVAFLRQHKHEKQLVFFSTCACVEYYGRALETLVKKVPVHCIHGKMKHKRNKIFADFRALKSGILVCTDVMARGIDIPDVNWVLQYDPPSSASAFVHRCGRTARIGNRGNALVFLLPMEESYVNFLSINQKCPLQKMSPVSDVVDVLPKVKAMALADRALFDKSMRAFVSYVQAYGKHECSLIFRVKDLDFASVARGFALLRLPKMPELRGKTFPDFQEVAVDTETIRYKDKHRERQRQKMLVELKEKRETMEPKKKPQRNQAWSKQKAKKERRKKNAAKRKHEQCSDVDEDDVQELLNDTRLLKRLKKGQICEEDFEKAITRGRD; encoded by the exons atGGATAATACGACCGACTGGACGTGGGATAATTTAGCTGTTAAACTCAATGACAGAATCTTGGAGACGCTCCAGGAGCTTAAATTCACACACATGACACCTGTACAG TCGGCATGCATTCCTCTATTCATGAGCAACAAAGATGTGGCTGCTGAGGCG GTGACTGGGAGTGGAAAGACGCTGGCATTCGTCATTCCTGTTCTGGAAGTTTTGCTCAGGAGAGAAGAGAAGCTAAAGAAGATGCAG GTGGGGGCGCTGGTGATCACGCCCACACGTGAGCTGGCCATCCAGATCAGTGAAGTCATGCAACACTTCATCCAGAAGTTTCCACAGTTTAC GCAGATGTTGATGATTGGTGGCAGCAACACCATGGAGGACGTGGAGAAGTTCAAGGAAAAAGG GGCCAACATCGTCATAGCGACACCCGGCCGTCTGGAGGACATGTTCCGCAGGAGGTCAGACGGTCTGGACCTGGCCAGCTCGGTCAAGAGCCTGGACGTTCTGGTTCTGGATGAAGCTGACAGACTCCTGGACATGGGCTTTGAGAACAG TTTGAACGCAATCCTGAGCGTCCTGCCCAAGCAGCGGCGTACGGGCTTGTTCTCGGCCACTCAGACGCAGGAGCTGGAGAAGCTGGTCCGGGCCGGGCTCAGGAACCCCGTACGCATCACGGTCAAGGAGAAGGGCGTGGCCGCCAGCAGCACCCAGAAGACGCCCTCCAGACTGTGCAACTACTACACA ATCTGCCGCTCGGAGGACAAGTTCAACAACCTGGTGGCGTTCCTGAGGCAGCACAAACACGAGAAGCAGCTGGTCTTCTTCAG CACGTGCGCCTGCGTGGAGTACTACGGCCGGGCTCTGGAGACGCTGGTCAAGAAGGTGCCGGTGCACTGCATCCACGGCAAGATGAAGCACAAACGCAACAAGATCTTCGCAGACTTCAGAGCCCTCAAAAG CGGTATCCTGGTGTGCACCGACGTCATGGCGAGAGGCATCGACATTCCAGACGTCAACTGGGTGCTGCAGTACGACCCCCCAAGCAGCGCCAG CGCGTTCGTCCACCGATGCGGACGCACGGCGAGGATTGGTAACCGAGGCAACGCTCTGGTGTTCCTGCTGCCCATGGAGGAGTCGTACGTCAACTTCCTGTCCATCAACCAGAAA TGTCCGCTGCAGAAGATGTCGCCCGTCAGCGACGTGGTGGACGTGCTGCCCAAAGTGAAGGCCATGGCGTTGGCGGATCGCGCCCTGTTTGACAAGAGCATGAGGGCCTTCGTGTCGTACGTGCAGGCGTACGGCAAGCACGAGTGCAGCCTCATCTTCAGGGTGAAAG ATCTGGACTTTGCCTCGGTGGCTCGCGGCTTCGCTCTCCTCCGCCTGCCAAAGATGCCGGAGCTCCGCGGGAAAACCTTCCCCGACTTCCAGGAGGTGGCGGTGGACACGGAGACCATCCGCTACAAGGACAAGCACAGGGAGAGACAGCGGCAGAAGATGCTTGTGGAGCTCAAGGAGAAGCGAGAGACGATGGAGCCCAAGAAGAAGCCTCAGAGGAACCAAGCCTGGTCCAAGCAGAAAGCCAAGAAGGAGCGCAGGAAGAAGAATGCTGCCAAAAGGAAGCATGAGCAG TGCTCCGATGTGGACGAGGACGACGTGCAGGAGCTTCTCAACGACACTCGCCTCCTGAAGAGGCTGAAGAAGGGTCAAATCTGCGAGGAGGACTTTGAGAAGGCGATCACGCGAGGACGCGACTGA